Proteins encoded by one window of Ursus arctos isolate Adak ecotype North America unplaced genomic scaffold, UrsArc2.0 scaffold_22, whole genome shotgun sequence:
- the MMP7 gene encoding matrilysin isoform X2 — protein sequence MPPASGRAQQTGRRSEKNHRGTAAMRLAVLCALCLLPSGLALPLPREAGGTSEPQWKQAQDYLRRFYPSDPKTREADSFEARLKLMQRFFRLPVTGVLNPHTIEIMQKPRCGVPDVAEYSLFPTRPKWVSGVVTYRVVSYTPDLPRVRVNQLVAKALAMWSQEIPLSFRRVLVGTADIMIGFARGAHGDYYPFDGPGNTLAHAFAPGPGLGGDAHFDEDERWTDGSRRGVNFLITATHELGHSLGLGHSSDPKAVMYPTYRAGDPRNFKLAPDDIEGIQKLYGEKSTSRAN from the exons ATGCCTCCAGCCTCTGGCAGAGCCCAGCAGACCGGCCGTCGGTCCGAGAAGAACCATCGGGGGACAGCAGCTATGCGGCTGGCCGTGCTGTGCGCTCTGTGTCTGCTGCCCAGCGGGCTGGCCTTGCCGCTGCCCCGGGAGGCAGGGGGCACGAGCGAGCCACAGTGGAAACAGGCTCAG GACTACCTCAGAAGGTTTTATCCGTCTGACCCCAAAACGAGGGAGGCCGACAGCTTCGAAGCCAGACTCAAGCTGATGCAGAGATTCTTCCGTCTGCCCGTGACCGGAGTCCTGAACCCCCACACGATCGAAATAATGCAGAAGCCCCGATGCGGCGTCCCGGACGTGGCCGAGTACTCACTCTTCCCAACCCGGCCCAAGTGGGTTTCCGGCGTGGTCACCTACAG GGTCGTATCGTACACGCCAGACCTGCCGCGTGTCCGAGTGAATCAACTCGTGGCGAAGGCCTTGGCGATGTGGAGCCAGGAGATCCCGCTGTCCTTCAGGAGAGTGTTAGTGGGGACGGCGGATATAATGATCGGCTTTGCAAGAGGAG CTCACGGGGACTACTACCCTTTTGACGGACCGGGAAACACCCTGGCTCATGCCTTTGCACCAGGGCCGGGCCTAGGGGGAGACGCGCACTTCGATGAGGACGAGCGCTGGACGGACGGCAGCAGGAGAG GAGTTAACTTCCTGATCACTGCAACCCACGAACTTGGCCATTCTTTGGGCCTGGGTCACTCGTCTGATCCCAAGGCCGTGATGTATCCAACCTACAGAGCTGGAGACCCCAGGAATTTCAAACTTGCACCGGACGATATCGAAGGCATCCAGAAACTTTACG GAGAGAAAAGTACCTCAAGAGCGAATTAG
- the MMP7 gene encoding matrilysin isoform X1: MPPASGRAQQTGRRSEKNHRGTAAMRLAVLCALCLLPSGLALPLPREAGGTSEPQWKQAQDYLRRFYPSDPKTREADSFEARLKLMQRFFRLPVTGVLNPHTIEIMQKPRCGVPDVAEYSLFPTRPKWVSGVVTYRVVSYTPDLPRVRVNQLVAKALAMWSQEIPLSFRRVLVGTADIMIGFARGAHGDYYPFDGPGNTLAHAFAPGPGLGGDAHFDEDERWTDGSRRGVNFLITATHELGHSLGLGHSSDPKAVMYPTYRAGDPRNFKLAPDDIEGIQKLYGNIYDFTLSPAGGRAGTGKAGKWESTWKNTGTYI; the protein is encoded by the exons ATGCCTCCAGCCTCTGGCAGAGCCCAGCAGACCGGCCGTCGGTCCGAGAAGAACCATCGGGGGACAGCAGCTATGCGGCTGGCCGTGCTGTGCGCTCTGTGTCTGCTGCCCAGCGGGCTGGCCTTGCCGCTGCCCCGGGAGGCAGGGGGCACGAGCGAGCCACAGTGGAAACAGGCTCAG GACTACCTCAGAAGGTTTTATCCGTCTGACCCCAAAACGAGGGAGGCCGACAGCTTCGAAGCCAGACTCAAGCTGATGCAGAGATTCTTCCGTCTGCCCGTGACCGGAGTCCTGAACCCCCACACGATCGAAATAATGCAGAAGCCCCGATGCGGCGTCCCGGACGTGGCCGAGTACTCACTCTTCCCAACCCGGCCCAAGTGGGTTTCCGGCGTGGTCACCTACAG GGTCGTATCGTACACGCCAGACCTGCCGCGTGTCCGAGTGAATCAACTCGTGGCGAAGGCCTTGGCGATGTGGAGCCAGGAGATCCCGCTGTCCTTCAGGAGAGTGTTAGTGGGGACGGCGGATATAATGATCGGCTTTGCAAGAGGAG CTCACGGGGACTACTACCCTTTTGACGGACCGGGAAACACCCTGGCTCATGCCTTTGCACCAGGGCCGGGCCTAGGGGGAGACGCGCACTTCGATGAGGACGAGCGCTGGACGGACGGCAGCAGGAGAG GAGTTAACTTCCTGATCACTGCAACCCACGAACTTGGCCATTCTTTGGGCCTGGGTCACTCGTCTGATCCCAAGGCCGTGATGTATCCAACCTACAGAGCTGGAGACCCCAGGAATTTCAAACTTGCACCGGACGATATCGAAGGCATCCAGAAACTTTACGGTAATATTTATGATTTCACACTGTCTCCTGCGGGCGGGCGTGCTGGAACGGGAAAGGCTGGGAAATGGGAATCCACTTGGAAAAACACTGGAACTTACATCTAA